Part of the Nocardia farcinica genome, CCTCACCGCGCCCACCACCTCGGTGTCGATGACGATCAACGGCCCCGCGCCGACCATCCTCGCCTTCTTCCTCAACACCGCGATCGACCAGGCGCTGGACCGGTTCCGGGCGGCCGAGGGCCGCGAGCCCACCGCCGACGAAGCCGCCGACCTCCGCGCGCGCACCCTGGCCACCGTGCGCGGCACCGTGCAGGCCGACATCCTCAAGGAGGATCAGGGCCAGAACACCTGCATCTTCTCCACCGAGTTCAGCCTGCGCATGATGGCCGACATCCAGGAGTGGTTCGTGCGCAACAAGGTTCGCAACTTCTACTCGGTGTCGATCTCCGGCTATCACATCGCCGAGGCGGGCGCGAACCCGATCAGCCAGCTGGCCTTCACGCTCGCCAACGGCTTCACCTACGTGGAGGCATACCTGGCGCGCGGCATGCACATCGACGACTTCGCGCCCAACCTGTCGTTCTTCTTCTCCAACGGCATGGACCCGGAGTACTCGGTGATCGGCCGGGTGGCGCGCCGGATCTGGGCGATCGCGCTGTGCGACAAGTACGGCGCCGCCGAGCGCTCGCAGAAGCTGAAGTACCACGTGCAGACCTCGGGCCGCTCGCTGCACGCGCAGGAGATGAACTTCAACGACATCCGCACCACGTTGCAGGCGCTCATCGCCATCTACGACAACTGCAACAGCCTGCACACCAACGCCTACGACGAGGCCGTGACCACCCCCACCGAGGACTCGGTGCGCCGGGCGCTGGCGATCCAGCTCATCATCAACCGGGAATGGGGGCTGGCGATGAACGAGAACCCCTTGCAGGGCAGTTTCATCATCGACGAGCTCACCGACCTGGTGGAGGAGGCGGTGCTCACCGAGTTCGAGCGGATCAGCGAGCGCGGCGGCGTGCTGGGCGCGATGGAGACCGGCTACCAGCGCGGCAAGATCCAGGACGAGTCGATGCTCTACGAGCACCGCAAGCACGACGGCTCGCTGCCGATCATCGGCGTGAACACCTTCCGCAATCCACACGGCGAGCCGGAACGCACGCTCGAGCTGGCCCGCGCCACCGAACGGGAGAAGCAGTCCCAGCTCGACCGGGTGCGCGAGTTCCAGCGCAGGCACCGCACCCAGGCGCAGGCGGCGCTGGCCCGGCTCGAGGAGGTCGCCCGCACCGACGAGAACATCTTCGAGGTGCTCATGGACGCCGCGCGGGTCTGCTCGTTGCAGCAGGTGACCGAGACGTTCTTCACCGTCGGCGGACAGTACCGGCGCAACGTGTGAAGTCGGCGCGGCCCGGGTATGCGTTTGCCGCCGGGCCGGGCCACGGGCGTGTGAGAATCGCGCCAGCCGTACCGATCGACGAGGACAGGACGGGCCTGCATGGACCTCAGCGATTTGCGCATCATCGATGCCCACATCCACCAGTGGGACCCGCTGGCGACGCCGCGCGACTTCAGCCACCTCGCCCGGCTGTTCAGGTACCTGCCCGTGCCGATCCATCTCGCCGCCAAACTGGCGCGCCGCAGTGACCGCGAGTTCGTCGGCGACCCCACCGCCTACGCGCATCCGTACCTGCCCGCCGACTACCGCGCCGACGCGGTGGGCGTGCCGGTGGCGGGCGTGGCCCACATCGAGGTCGACTGGAGCAACACCGGCCCCACCGCCAAGGCCGACGAGACCCGCTGGGTGGCGAGCCTGCCGTTCGGGGTGGACACGCCGCGGCTGACCGCGATCCTGGGCTCGGCCGACCCGGCCGCGCCCGGTTTCCCCGAGCTGCTCGACGCCCACCAGACCGCCTCGCCGCTGTTCCGCGGCATCCGGACGATGGTGGCCCATCATCCCGACCCCGGCGTGCGGCAGTTCGCGCCGACCGAGGACGCCCTCACCTCGTCGGCGTTTTTGGACGGGTTCGCCGAGCTGGTCCGCCGCGGCCTCGTCTTCGAGGCCTGGGTGTACTCGAACCAGCTGCCGCAGGTCACCGGCCTGGCCAAGCGCTACCCCGAGGCCACCATCGTGCTCGACCACCTCGCCACCCCGGTCGGCCTGTTCGGCCGGATCGGCAAGCACACCGGCCGCACCCCCGAGGACCGCCGGGACCTGTTGCTGCGCTGGCAGGACGACCTCGCCGCGCTCGCCGAACACCCGAACGTGGTGGCCAAGGTGAGCGGCCTGGCCATGCCGATCCTCGGGCACCCGGTGCCCCGCCGCGGCAGCACCACCACCGCGCCGGTGCTGCTCGACCGCATCCGGCCGCTGCTCACCCACGCCATGGACTGCTTCGGCACCGAGCGGTTGATCTGGGGCTCCAACTTCCCCGTCGACAAACCCATCACCACCATCGCCGACAGCGCGCAGGCGGTGGGCACCGCGCTCACCGAGCACGGGGGCGACCGCGCGGATCTGGCGCGGGTGTTCGGGGGCAACGCCGAACGGGTCTATCGCATCGAACCGCCGGAGTGAGCGGGCGGAGCCGAGCGGGAGGAGAACAGCCATGACAGCGGAGTTCGACCACGAGGTGATCGTCGTCGGCGCCGGCTTCTCCGGGATCGGGGCCGCGATCAAGTTGCGCGAGGCCGGGTTCGAGGACTTCCTCGTCGTCGACGACGCCGACGGCGCAGGCGGAACCTGGCACTGGAACACCTATCCGGGTGTCGCCGTGGACATTCCGTCGTTCAGTTATCAGTTCTCCTTCGCGCAGCGGGCGGACTGGTCGCGGGTGTACGCGCCGGGGCGGGAGTTGAAGGCCTACGCCGACTGGTGCGTGGACACCTACCGATTGCGGCCCAACATCCGCTTCTCCACCACGATCACCGCGGGCGAATTCGACGAGCAGCGGCATGTGTGGACGTTGCGCACCGCCGACGGACAGCGGCTGCGGGCGCGGTTCGTGGTCGGCGCGACCGGGGTGCTCACCCGGCCGAAGCTGCCCGACATCCCGGGCATGCGCGAGTTCGGCGGCGTCACCATGCACACCGCGCGCTGGGACCACCGTCGAGACCTGCGAGGCAAGCGGGTGGCGATCATCGGCACCGGCGCCTCGGCGGTGCAGGTCATCCCGGAGATCGCACCCACGGTGGAGCGGCTGGTCGTCTTCCAGCGCACCCCCATCTGGTGCCTGCCGCGCCCGGACCTGCCGCTGCCCGCGCCGCTGCGGCTGGCGCTGCGGGTGCCAGGCGGCCGCTCGCTCACCCGCCTGGCCAGCCAGACCTACGTGGAACTGACCTTCCCGATCGCGGCGCACTACCACAACACGGTGCCCACCACCGCGGTCGCGGAGCGGCTCGCGCTGGCCCACCTGCGGCGTCAGGTGCACGACCCGGTCGTGCGCGACGCGCTCACCCCGCGCTACACCCTCGGCTGCAAACGCCCCAGCTTCTCCAACGACTATCTCGCCACGTTCAACCGGCCGAACGTGACGCTGGAGACCGACCCGATCGCCGAGATCACCCGCGGCGGCGTGCGCACCACCACCGGCACCGAGCATCCGGCCGACGTGCTGATCCTGGCCACCGGGTTCAAGGTGATGGAGTCGGGCAACATGCCGACCTTCGAACTGCTCGGCGTGGGCGGGCGCAACCTCGAACAGTGGTGGGACGAGCACCGGCTCCAGGCCTACGAGGGCGTGAGCGTGCCCGGCTTCCCGAACTTCTTCTCGGTGATCGGCCCTTACGGCTACAACGGCTCGTCCTATTTCGCGCTCATCGAGAACCAGGTCCGCCACATCCTGCGCTGCCTGCGGCACGCCAGGAAGCGAGGCGCGACCCTGGTCGAGGTCACCGAGGCCGCCAACGACCGCTACTTCCAGGAGATGCTGGCCCGCCGCGGCGGCCAGGTGTTCTGGGAGGCCAGTTGCGCCCGTGCCAACAGCTACTACTTCGACAAACACGGCGACGTGCCGCTGCGCCCCACCACGACGCTCGAAGCAGCCTGGCGCAGCGGCCATTTCGACCTCGACGACTACCGGTTCGCCTGGGCGGGCTGACCGTTCAGCCGATCGCCGCCTCGATCCGGGCGGTCAGGTGGCTTCGGGCGGTGGTCAGCGAGGGGCCGTACCAGGTGAGGGCGCGGCCTTCGACGAGGGCCACCGGGATGCCGGGGAAGGCGTCGGGACCGTCGTCGGCGGTGAAGACGTAGGGCTCGTCGGGGAGGACCGCGAGGTCGACGCCCCGGGTGAGGTCGGCGTCGGTGAGGGTGGGGTAACGCTCGGGGCGGTCGGCGTGGACGAGGTGCAGGCCGAGGCGGGCGGCGAGATCGCCGGTGAACGTGTCGCGGCCGACGACCATCCAGGGGTTGCGCCAGACCGGGATCACCGCCGGAATCGGCGGGCGCGGTGGCGGTGCGGCCCAGGCGTTCTCGGCCTCGGCCAGCCACGCGGGCACCTCGTGCCCGAAGGCGGTGGTGAACAGCCGCGCCAGCGAGGCGACGGCCTCGGCGAGGGTTTCGATCCTGGTCACCCACACCGGCACGCCCGCGGCACGCAGCCGGTCCACGTCGAGACGCCGGTTCTCCTCCTGATTGCACAGCACCAGGTCCGGCGCCAGAGCCACGATACGGCGCACGTCGGGGTTCTTGGTGCCACGCACCCGTTCGACCGCCAGCTCCGCCGGGTGCGTGCACCATCGCGTCGCCGCCACCAACGTCTCCGGGCAGGTGTGCGCGACCGCCTCGGTGAGCGAGGGCACCAGGGAGACCACCCGCCGGGCGGGCGCCGACAGCGGGACCTCGGCGCCGAGGTCGTCCCGGATCACGGCCGTCACCTGCGCCAGCTTAGGTGAGGCGTACCGCCCGAGTGCGGTGTTCGGGCAGCGGCGGGGCAGTGCCGGGACGTTCCGCCGGTCACGGCCCGCGCCGCACACTGGGAATCGGCACCCGGCGCCGGGATGTTCCGAGCCCGCGCACCGGACGGGATCCGCCCGACGAAGTCCGGCCGCCGCGATCGGCCCCGCTGCCGGGTGCCGACCAGCCGAACACGCTCAGGTCCGGTCGAGGCGTTCGTACAGCGCCTCGAGCTCCCGCACCGCCGTCGCCGCCGCGGTCTCGTCCTCGGACACCATCCGCGCCGCCTTGCGCAGCAGCACCGGATCGAGATCGTCCGGGGCGGCGTGGAATTCGAGGCGGGGCAGGGCGGGCAGGGTGCCGCGCTCGCCGTAGGGATCGTCGTCGGATTCCGGCGACGGCTCGCGTTCCAGGCCGCCGATGAGGGTGTCCAGATCGAGACCGCGCAGGGTCAGGATCTCGCGCGGCGCCTCGTCGAGCCGCTCGGCCAGCAGATAGCAGACCGCGGCGGCGTGCTTGCACGGCCAGCCCGGGTCCGGGCAGGTGCAGGAGAAGTCGAGGTCGGCGGCGGTGGTGGGTAGCAGGTGCGGGCCGAGGGCGGGCGGCAACACACCGGAGGCGATGTCGGCGAGCATGCCGGGGGTGTCGCGGATCGTCTCGACGAGCAGCTCGAGTTCCTCCTCGCGCAGCCGACGGACGGTGAATTCGGCGGTGAACGGACGCGGCTGGCTGCCCTGCACCTCGGCGACCACGCTGCCGGCGCCGATCCGGTAGCTCACCACCTGCCCGGCACGCGCGTAGCTGCGGCCCCGGGCGAGCCTGCCCGGCTCCGACATCGCCTCCACCGCCTCGATGAACGCCTTCCCCCACCACGTGCGCCCGAAGCCGCCGCGGGCGCTGCGCGCTTTCACCCCGCCGTCCACGGGGCGTGGCCTGCCGTAACGGTCACCGCGCGCCGGGCTCACTCCCCCACCGCCTCGGCCCCGAGGGTGAACAACTCGCGCAGCTCCTCGGTGCCCAGCTCGGTGATCCAGTTCTCCCCCGCGTCCACGGCCAGGTCCGCGAGCCTGCTCTTGCCGGTGATCATCTCGTCGATCCGTTCCTCGATGGTGTCGACGCAGACCAGCTTGCGCACCTGGACGTCGCGGCGCTGGCCGATGCGGAAGGCGCGATCGGTGGCCTGGTTCTCCACCGCCGGATTCCACCAGCGATCCAGGTGCACCACGTGATTGGCGGCGGTGAGGGTGAGCCCGGTGCCGCCGGCCTTGAGGGACAGCAGCATGACCGGCGGGCCGTCGCCGGACTGGAAGCGCTCGACCATCGTGTCCCGGTTCTTCTTGGTCACGCCGCCGTGCAGGAACGGGATCGGCGCGCCGAACCGCTCGGACAGATAGGGCGCGAGCAGGTCGCCGAACTCACGGAACTGGGTGAACAGCAACGCCTTCTCCCCGTCCGCGACGACGGTGTCGAGCACGTCCTCGACCAAGGCGAGCTTGCCGGAGCGGTGCCTGCCGCGGTGCAGCACGGGGGAACCGTCACCGAGGAAGTGCGCGGGATGGTTGCACACCTGCTTGAGCCGGGTGAGCGCGCCGAGCACCGCGCCCTTGCGGGCCATGCCCTTGGCACTGCGCAGTTTCACCAGCATGTCGTCGACGACGGCCTGGTACAGGGCGGCCTGCTCGACGGTCAGGTTCGCCCGCACCGTCATCTCGAGCTTGTCGGGCAGATCGCCGATGACCGCCGGATCGGTCTTGACCCGGCGCAGCACGAACGGTTGGGTGAGAAAGCGCAGGCGGGACAGGGCGTTGGGATCCTGCTCGCGTTCGATGGGGACGGCGAACCGGGCGCGGAAGGTCGGTGCGGTACCGAGCAGCTTGGGCACCGCGAAATCCATGATCGAGCGCAACTCCTCGAGCCGGTTCTCCACCGGGGTTCCGGTGAGCGCCAGGCGATGCCGGGCCGGCAGGGCACGGGCGGCACGTGCCTGCCTGGTCGCGGCGTTCTTGATGTGCTGCGCCTCGTCGAGCACCACCCGGTCCCACGACTGGCGCGACAGTTCGGCCGCATCCCTGGCCAGGATGGCGTAGGTGGTGAGCACCAGGTCCGAATCCGCCACCGCGGCATCGAGTTCGGCGTCGCGACGGCGGTCGGCGCCGTGGTGCACCAGCACCCGCAGCCCGGGGGCGAACCGCTGCGCCTCGCGCTGCCAGTTGCCGACCACCGACATCGGGCACACCAGCAGTGTCGGGCCGGGCGGTGCCGTGCTGGTCTCGCGCTCGTGCACCAGCAGGGCCAGCACCTGCACCGTCTTGCCTAGGCCCATGTCGTCGGCGAGAATGCCGCCGCAGCCCATCCGGCTCATCGTCGCCAGCCAGCTCAGGCCGCGCAGCTGATACGGGCGCAGCTGCGCCTTCAGCCCACCCGGGGTCGCCACCGGCTCGCGGCCGCCGTCGAACAACTCGCCCGCCCAGCCGGTGGCGGTGACCTCGGTGAGCGGCACCTTGTCGACGCGGGTGGCGGCGATCTCGCCGAGCAGGTCGGCGAGGGTGACCGGCGACGTGTCCAGATGCGCGGCGACGTAGCGGGCGGCGGCGGCGAGCACCTTGTGGTCGGCCTGCACCCATTCCCCGCGCAACTGCACCAGGTCGGATTTGGCGCGGACCAGGCGCTCCATCTCGGCGCGGGTGAGCACCTTGTCGCCGACCGCCAGTTCCCACCGATAGGACAGCAGGCCCTGCATGCCCACGGTGCTCTCCGCGGCGGGCGCGGCGCTGCTCACCGCGAGCCGCAGGGTGGGTTCGGCGATGGTCCAGGCGCGCGGCAGCAGCAACCGCACCCCCGCCTCGTGCAACGCCTGCGCACCGTGCGCGACGAGATCGGCCACCACCTCGGTGGGCAACAGCAGGTCGAGGCTGTGCGGATCGCCGGGCAGATCGCGCAGCCGGGGGTAGGCCCGTTGCGCCCGGCCGAGCTGCTCGACGGCGATGCGCAGCAGGTTCGGGTCGGCGGTCGTCGGCACCGGGGCCGGGGCCTCGCCCTCGGTGCGGAGGCAGACCTCCAGCCGCCACAGCGCCACGGTGTCGTCCCCGCCGTCCCCGTCGATACCGGTCTCCCCGTCCGGTTCCAGCAGCCGCAACACCAGCTCCGGCTCGTCGACGGTGAGGCTCTCGCGCCAGCGCCGCAGCACCTCGGCCAGCTGGTGGCTACCCGTCTCGAGCGGCTGGTCCCGCACCAGTGCGCGCACCAGCGGGTGCGTCACCGGCGCGTCGGCGAGCCTGGCGCGCACGATCGGATCGGTCAGCTCGGTGACCAGATCGTCGAGCACCGCCGCGGGCTGCCCCGCCACCCGCAGCGCCGCGGGCATCGCCACCGCGAGTTCGGCCAGCCAGGCCCGCTGCCGGGCACCGCCGACCAGCCGCCAGCG contains:
- a CDS encoding amidohydrolase family protein — translated: MDLSDLRIIDAHIHQWDPLATPRDFSHLARLFRYLPVPIHLAAKLARRSDREFVGDPTAYAHPYLPADYRADAVGVPVAGVAHIEVDWSNTGPTAKADETRWVASLPFGVDTPRLTAILGSADPAAPGFPELLDAHQTASPLFRGIRTMVAHHPDPGVRQFAPTEDALTSSAFLDGFAELVRRGLVFEAWVYSNQLPQVTGLAKRYPEATIVLDHLATPVGLFGRIGKHTGRTPEDRRDLLLRWQDDLAALAEHPNVVAKVSGLAMPILGHPVPRRGSTTTAPVLLDRIRPLLTHAMDCFGTERLIWGSNFPVDKPITTIADSAQAVGTALTEHGGDRADLARVFGGNAERVYRIEPPE
- a CDS encoding flavin-containing monooxygenase; translation: MTAEFDHEVIVVGAGFSGIGAAIKLREAGFEDFLVVDDADGAGGTWHWNTYPGVAVDIPSFSYQFSFAQRADWSRVYAPGRELKAYADWCVDTYRLRPNIRFSTTITAGEFDEQRHVWTLRTADGQRLRARFVVGATGVLTRPKLPDIPGMREFGGVTMHTARWDHRRDLRGKRVAIIGTGASAVQVIPEIAPTVERLVVFQRTPIWCLPRPDLPLPAPLRLALRVPGGRSLTRLASQTYVELTFPIAAHYHNTVPTTAVAERLALAHLRRQVHDPVVRDALTPRYTLGCKRPSFSNDYLATFNRPNVTLETDPIAEITRGGVRTTTGTEHPADVLILATGFKVMESGNMPTFELLGVGGRNLEQWWDEHRLQAYEGVSVPGFPNFFSVIGPYGYNGSSYFALIENQVRHILRCLRHARKRGATLVEVTEAANDRYFQEMLARRGGQVFWEASCARANSYYFDKHGDVPLRPTTTLEAAWRSGHFDLDDYRFAWAG
- a CDS encoding helical backbone metal receptor, whose amino-acid sequence is MTAVIRDDLGAEVPLSAPARRVVSLVPSLTEAVAHTCPETLVAATRWCTHPAELAVERVRGTKNPDVRRIVALAPDLVLCNQEENRRLDVDRLRAAGVPVWVTRIETLAEAVASLARLFTTAFGHEVPAWLAEAENAWAAPPPRPPIPAVIPVWRNPWMVVGRDTFTGDLAARLGLHLVHADRPERYPTLTDADLTRGVDLAVLPDEPYVFTADDGPDAFPGIPVALVEGRALTWYGPSLTTARSHLTARIEAAIG
- a CDS encoding SWIM zinc finger family protein, whose amino-acid sequence is MSPARGDRYGRPRPVDGGVKARSARGGFGRTWWGKAFIEAVEAMSEPGRLARGRSYARAGQVVSYRIGAGSVVAEVQGSQPRPFTAEFTVRRLREEELELLVETIRDTPGMLADIASGVLPPALGPHLLPTTAADLDFSCTCPDPGWPCKHAAAVCYLLAERLDEAPREILTLRGLDLDTLIGGLEREPSPESDDDPYGERGTLPALPRLEFHAAPDDLDPVLLRKAARMVSEDETAAATAVRELEALYERLDRT
- a CDS encoding DEAD/DEAH box helicase, with the protein product MLHGLWSPGSGLVLWTEGEVPPALPDPAGALLRASRFRHRAQVLVPGPAGPQLTQVRAHALVPQAAVDVLRQRLPVESVAGDLRFLAHVADGIDRWVRAGRVVPDLHRADGQWWARWRLVGGARQRAWLAELAVAMPAALRVAGQPAAVLDDLVTELTDPIVRARLADAPVTHPLVRALVRDQPLETGSHQLAEVLRRWRESLTVDEPELVLRLLEPDGETGIDGDGGDDTVALWRLEVCLRTEGEAPAPVPTTADPNLLRIAVEQLGRAQRAYPRLRDLPGDPHSLDLLLPTEVVADLVAHGAQALHEAGVRLLLPRAWTIAEPTLRLAVSSAAPAAESTVGMQGLLSYRWELAVGDKVLTRAEMERLVRAKSDLVQLRGEWVQADHKVLAAAARYVAAHLDTSPVTLADLLGEIAATRVDKVPLTEVTATGWAGELFDGGREPVATPGGLKAQLRPYQLRGLSWLATMSRMGCGGILADDMGLGKTVQVLALLVHERETSTAPPGPTLLVCPMSVVGNWQREAQRFAPGLRVLVHHGADRRRDAELDAAVADSDLVLTTYAILARDAAELSRQSWDRVVLDEAQHIKNAATRQARAARALPARHRLALTGTPVENRLEELRSIMDFAVPKLLGTAPTFRARFAVPIEREQDPNALSRLRFLTQPFVLRRVKTDPAVIGDLPDKLEMTVRANLTVEQAALYQAVVDDMLVKLRSAKGMARKGAVLGALTRLKQVCNHPAHFLGDGSPVLHRGRHRSGKLALVEDVLDTVVADGEKALLFTQFREFGDLLAPYLSERFGAPIPFLHGGVTKKNRDTMVERFQSGDGPPVMLLSLKAGGTGLTLTAANHVVHLDRWWNPAVENQATDRAFRIGQRRDVQVRKLVCVDTIEERIDEMITGKSRLADLAVDAGENWITELGTEELRELFTLGAEAVGE